In the Blautia coccoides genome, CATGGATACAAGAGCCGAAAAGATCGGCTACAAGATCCGTGAGGCCAGACTGGAAAAAATACCTTATATGATAGTGGTAGGCGCCAAAGAAGAAGAGGAGGGCCTTGTGTCTGTGAGAAGCCGTTTCCTGGGCGATGAGGGACAAAAGGATCTTGGTGAGTTTATCACCTCCATCAAAGAGGAGATAAAAAGCAGAGAGATCCGTGAGGTAAAAGAAGAAGAGCAGAAATAAATTTTTGAAAAATCCATGGTATAAAACCGTACGGCGAAACGCATACTATTTCCGACGAAATTATAAGGAGGAAATGACTATGCCATTATTAAGCTGTACTGCAAGAACCTGTATTTACAACAAAGATGAATACTGCTCCAAAGGAGACATTCTGGTAGACGGAAGCGAAGCAAAGGTTGCGGATGAGACCTGCTGCCGCAGCTTTGAGGAAAGAGGAGAATCTGCATCCAATAAAGCCGCTGCTGACAGCTGCGGATGCCGCACTATTGATGTGGACTGCCGCGCATGTACCTGTACTTTCAATAAAGAAGAAAAATGTCATGCAGACAAGATCACAATTACAGGCGGAAGTGCCTGCCGCTGTGACGAGACAAAATGCGGAAGCTTTGAAAAAAGATAAGAAACCATAAGATATGAAAAAGGAGCCATACCTGTAACTGAAATTACAGATATGGCTCTTTTTGTCAGACTTTGATCCAGCCCATTGCCTCAGATACTGCGAATACAAGAATCATGATCAGGCAGATAGGAGCGATCCATTTAAGCATGATGGTATAAA is a window encoding:
- a CDS encoding DUF1540 domain-containing protein — encoded protein: MPLLSCTARTCIYNKDEYCSKGDILVDGSEAKVADETCCRSFEERGESASNKAAADSCGCRTIDVDCRACTCTFNKEEKCHADKITITGGSACRCDETKCGSFEKR